The Parabacteroides timonensis sequence AGGAACGTTCGATACGAGTAATGCCTTGACCAATGCGTTGAAGGCAACCCGATTCGGTTTTCCGTTTGCTTATGAGCCTGTTGCTTTAAAGGGATATTATAAGTATAAAGCAGGTGATGTCTTCACTAATGGTACAGTGCCAGTGCCCGGGACGAAGGATGAATGTGATATTTATGCTATTTTCTACGAAACGGACGATAATGTGAAACGTTTGGACGGAACGAACCAGTTCACTCATCCTAACCTGATTTCCATCGCTCGTATCGATAATCAGAAAGAGACGAATGAGTGGGTCGAATTCAATATTCCATTCAAGATGCAACCCGGTAAGACGATCGACAATAATAAGCTGAAAAATAAGAAGTATAATGTGGCCATCGTTTTCTCTTCCAGTTTGGAAGGCGACCATTTCAATGGTGCTGTGGGAAGTACATTATATATAGATAATGTGGAATTAGAGTATAAGGCCAATTAATACTTGAAGACAGATGAAAAAGAATATATCGATTATAAGCATTGTAGTATTGCTGTTGGTGTCGACTACCGTATTTGCACAAACCGACAGGAATAAAGGGATTATCCGGTCTTCATTGATCGGTTTGGAGTATGAGGTAAAGGCCGGGTTCAGTATCGGTGGTACGGCTCCGCTTCCTTTGCCGGAAGAAATACGGGGTATCGACAGTTATCGCCCGGGTATGCAGATCGCTATCGAAGGAAACGTGACCAAATGGCTCGATCCGGCACGTAAATGGGGGCTGACTGTTGCTTTGCGCCTCGAAAACAAAGGAATGAAGACGGATGCTACCGTGAAAAACTATAAGATGGAAATCATTGGTGATGCTGGTGAGAAGCTGAAAGGTTACTGGACGGGTAACGTAAAGACAAAGGTAAAAAACTCATACCTGACAGTTCCTGTACTGGCTGCTTATCAGATTGCTCCCCGTTGGAGAGTGAATG is a genomic window containing:
- a CDS encoding porin family protein — its product is MKKNISIISIVVLLLVSTTVFAQTDRNKGIIRSSLIGLEYEVKAGFSIGGTAPLPLPEEIRGIDSYRPGMQIAIEGNVTKWLDPARKWGLTVALRLENKGMKTDATVKNYKMEIIGDAGEKLKGYWTGNVKTKVKNSYLTVPVLAAYQIAPRWRVNAGPFFSYVLDGDFSGDVYNGYLRENDPTGNKVEFKEGKSAPYNFSKDLRKFQWGVQLGGEWKAFKHLNVYADLTWGLNDIFKKDFDTVSFAMYPIYLNLGFGYAF